The following is a genomic window from Elusimicrobiota bacterium.
TAGAGTTCTTTTTTATGAAAATGGTAATCCTGCGTCAACGCTATCCGCAGCTGAAGGTAAAGCGGTAAGCGGTAGCGGTAATATCTCTGCCCGGGGTAATGTTGTGTGGAAGTCTGATGCTGAAGGGATTGCGTTATACACGCCAAACGGTGAGTATGACAGCGTGCGGAACCTCGTCGTATCATCGTCAACCGTAAGAATTGTGTATCCGGATAAGGAAATTACGGGGGTTGGGTTTGAAGCAACGCCTGATCTTTCAAGAATAG
Proteins encoded in this region:
- the lptC gene encoding LPS export ABC transporter periplasmic protein LptC; this encodes RVLFYENGNPASTLSAAEGKAVSGSGNISARGNVVWKSDAEGIALYTPNGEYDSVRNLVVSSSTVRIVYPDKEITGVGFEATPDLSRIVIKNNRVVIQK